Proteins from one Malaya genurostris strain Urasoe2022 chromosome 2, Malgen_1.1, whole genome shotgun sequence genomic window:
- the LOC131432369 gene encoding zinc finger protein 239-like, whose protein sequence is MDVCRVCMVEEADVFLSLFSKLETILIAEMVNSFTGLEIAKGDGLPRFICKECSDDVLKSYKIRRKCLDSDMKLRSLLEKNREKIKVVELYLKKEALKVTSDTETKGINQLSYVSADVIKDVAENNKLMTLLNCQGEIPCNEEHDRTDADEEVLSEESQPTRDCSGVKKDEIIITSAVLDERSNSSVGDEAQYTVDHLSDVDHTQTDKTQNEEYEILQNPTEEEYEYAEYLEVGQETAEELQYTIETDVGEEQIVLIQKLDEPLQEGKIICCGCEMRFHGPEYLQQHSTDVHEKMRIRNNAKPFECSVCFKRFVSEKRLHFHQTYVYREKNHVCEQCTARFTCRGSLLNHMKTHADRTYTCETCNKSFYTSSTLQSHRLLHSDTKQFLCTEPDCSKSFLRKSDLHIHLVSHSDERPFVCDICSSRFKSKAHLVHHGKVHTREKPYKCNKCEKAFGTYSARNVHQLAHEGIHPYKCQFCDKIYQRNTKLQVHIRRIHTGERPFACDICKDERFYQNWELTAHKKKAHQIEKDSDRILKQEITDEEVSPVAKKSKKCK, encoded by the exons atggaTGTATGTCGTGTTTGTATGGTTGAGGAAGCTGATGTTTTTCTTTCCTTGTTTTCCAAGTTAGAAACGATTCTGATAGCGGAAATGGTGAACAGTTTCACCGGGTTAGAG ATTGCAAAAGGAGATGGACTTCCACGATTTATATGTAAAGAATGTTCCGACGATGTATTGAAGTCGTACAAAATCAGACGTAAATGTTTGGACTCCGATATGAAACTCCGAAGCTTGCTGGAAAAGAATCGTGAAAA aaTTAAGGTAGTAGAATTATATCTTAAGAAAGAGGCATTGAAAGTAACTTCGGACACCGAAACGAAGGGAATCAATCAATTATCTTATGTATCTGCTGATGTTATAAAAGATGTCGCTGAGAACAACAAATTGATGACGCTTTTGAATTGTCAGGGTGAAATACCCTGTAATGAAGAACATGATCGAACAGATGCAGATGAGGAAGTTTTGAGTGAAGAAAGTCAGCCAACGAGAGATTGCTCAGGTGTTAAGAAGGACGAAATAATTATAACATCCGCGGTACTTGACGAACGTTCAAATAGTAGTGTAGGAGATGAAGCTCAGTATACAGTAGATCATCTTTCTGATGTGGATCATACGCAAACGGATAAAACTCAGAATGAAGAATACGAAATATTACAAAATCCCACAGAAGAAGAATACGAATATGCTGAGTATTTGGAAGTAGGCCAAGAGACGGCTGAAGAATTGCAGTACACAATTGAAACGGATGTCGGCGAAGAACAGATTGTTCTCATTCAAAAACTTGATGAGCCTTTACAAGAAGGAAAAATTATCTGCTGTGGATGCGAAATGCGTTTTCATGGGCCTGAGTATTTGCAACAACATTCGACTGATGTACATGAGAAAATGAGAATTAGGAATAATGCCAAACCGTTCGAATGTTCGGTTTGTTTCAAGCGGTTTGTAAGTGAAAAACGTTTACATTTCCATCAAACGTATGTTTATCGAGAAAAGAATCACGTTTGCGAACAGTGTACAGCGCGATTCACTTGCCGTGGTTCTTTACTAAACCATATGAAAACTCATGCCGATCGAACATATACTTGTGAAACCTGTAATAAATCCTTCTATACTAGTAGCACATTACAATCCCATAGGTTGTTGCATTCAGACACAAAACAGTTTCTGTGTACCGAGCCTGATTGTTCGAAAAGTTTTCTTCGGAAATCCGATCTTCATATTCACCTAGTTTCACATTCTGATGAGCGTCCCTTCGTCTGTGATATTTGTTCCAGCCGGTTCAAATCGAAGGCGCATCTCGTTCATCATGGTAAAGTGCACACTCGCGAAAAACCGTACAAATGCAACAAATGTGAAAAAGCTTTCGGTACATACTCCGCCCGGAATGTGCATCAATTGGCGCACGAAGGTATCCATCCGTACAagtgtcagttttgtgacaagatatatcaacgcaatacaaaactgCAGGTCCACATTCGGCGCATTCATACCGGTGAGCGTCCTTTTGCATGCGATATATGCAAGGATGAACGGTTCTATCAAAACTGGGAACTGACTGCACACAAGAAAAAAGCCCATCAGATAGAAAAGGATAGCGACCGCATCTTAAAACAGGAAATTACTGACGAGGAAGTATCTCCTGTAGCAAAGAAGTCCAAGAAATGTAAATAG